In Carya illinoinensis cultivar Pawnee chromosome 9, C.illinoinensisPawnee_v1, whole genome shotgun sequence, the following are encoded in one genomic region:
- the LOC122275444 gene encoding gibberellin 2-beta-dioxygenase 8-like — MDADPPFHEAYKTLFDKTIERNTPRNQLIDNKDNEQLVIVEECELPLIDLSRLNLGEPEREECKAEIARASKEWGFFQVMKHGISTEILEKMRFEQERLFKQPFHEKSKEDKYLRFSAGSYRWGTPSATNLKQLSWSEAFHIPLIDISPSGGFDSLGRESSTSNWVMWRTMLGHMDFTSSTTMEQFAATVSSLAQKLAGILAEKVSHKSTFFQENCLPNTCYLRMNHYPPCPIASEVFGLTPHTDSDFLTILHQDQVGGLQLVKDGRWISVKPNPEALIINIGDLFQAWSNDAYKSVQHRVVTNPLVERFSTAYFFCPSYDTVIQSSCEPSVYRKFSFREYREQVQADVQKLGSKIGLPRFLA, encoded by the exons ATGGACGCGGACCCACCATTTCACGAGGCCTACAAGACCCTCTTCGACAAAACCATCGAAAGGAATACCCCACGCAACCAGCTCATCGACAACAAAGATAACGAGCAGCTTGTCATCGTCGAGGAATGCGAGCTTCCGTTGATCGACCTCAGCCGTTTAAACCTCGGTGAACCTGAGAGAGAGGAGTGCAAGGCCGAGATAGCTAGAGCTTCGAAAGAATGGGGTTTTTTTCAAGTTATGAAGCATGGAATCTCCACTGAGATTTTGGAGAAGATGAGATTTGAGCAGGAGAGGCTGTTTAAGCAACCCTTTCACGAGAAGAGCAAAGAAGACAAGTACCTGAGATTTTCAGCTGGTAGTTACCGTTGGGGCACCCCTTCAGCCACAAACCTAAAGCAGTTATCATGGTCAGAAGCTTTCCACATTCCTTTGATCGATATTTCCCCTTCTGGTGGCTTCGATAGTCTCGG TCGTGAGAGCTCTACGAGCAACTGGGTCATGTGGCGCACCATGCTAGGCCACATGGATTTCACGTCAAG CACAACAATGGAACAGTTTGCAGCCACAGTGTCCAGTCTAGCACAAAAATTGGCTGGGATTCTGGCTGAGAAAGTGAGTCATAAATCAACTTTCTTCCAAGAAAATTGTCTACCAAACACTTGCTATCTTCGAATGAATCATTACCCTCCGTGCCCAATAGCTTCAGAGGTATTTGGCCTAACGCCACACACCGACAGTGACTTCCTCACAATACTGCATCAAGATCAGGTTGGTGGACTGCAATTGGTGAAAGATGGGAGATGGATTTCGGTTAAACCTAATCCGGAGGCTCTTATTATCAACATTGGAGATTTATTTCAG GCATGGAGCAACGATGCGTATAAGAGTGTGCAACATCGGGTTGTCACTAATCCGCTAGTTGAAAGGTTCTCCACCGCATATTTCTTCTGTCCATCATATGACACCGTGATACAGAGTAGCTGCGAGCCTTCGGTATATAGAAAATTCAGCTTTAGGGAATACAGGGAGCAGGTCCAAGCAGATGTTCAAAAACTAGGATCTAAAATAGGGCTTCCTAGATTTCTTGCGTAA